CCGCAGCAGGCTGCTTCCCGCCTAGCTCCGGCCACTAATACAGGACTAATGAAAAGTGCACTGGGCCAGATTCCGGTGGTAACTTACGAGTCAGGACTAAATATTCAGGCCACTGATTGTACAATATGCCTTGGAGAGTTTTCGGAAGGCGAAGAGGTAAGAGTGCTACCAAAATGTAGCCATGGTTTCCATGTTAAATGCATAGACAAATGGTTATTGTTACATTCATCGTGTCCCTTGTGCCGGCAAACATTAGCACTTGATCGGTCAGCAAATAATTGTGATGTAGAGGAGCCGAATGTGAGAATCCCGGTCCCGGAAAATTGAACCGGCGGTAACTGAGCACAATACACATGTAGGTGGCGAAACTCAATAGAGGAGTTGATTGCCGGCACCAAGTTTCCTGCGAGGTGGTCAAGCCTTGCTTCTATGGAACATTCTGTAATTGTAGAATGGAGGACAAACAGGAACCTTTATTTCATTACTGtacatatattttcttttctatgctTTATAAGGTTGTGTTTAATTAATGTTCTAAAATAGAAgagataaataacaaaaaaaaaaaaattagttaaagggacatataaaatatacaagGAAACATGTTATCTCCCTAgctattactattttttttcttttgtttcgaaataataaccaaatattatttttttgtttgtggattttgttgtaagtgttaaatatgatattatatatagcatatttatttaaaaactcttATTTCATGGCTTTTGACTtctgaattttaattcaaataggTTTTGAAATGTTTccaaactttttctttttattggttctaatacaaattaaaatacacaaaaactctaaacataaaaattaaacactaaaTTACATATGGACTTTATAAATGCTTATAGTGTTTATTTTATGTGACCAGTTTTTCATTGCCAAGTTCACtaattatagaaaattaaatcaTCCCACATTTAATTAAACCTACAGagtaatattagaaaataaaaacaaataatcaggtacaagaacaaacaaatataaagcaTCCCGATTCATTAAGGGCCCTTCCTACAAGGGCAGCTGGTGATGTTTAGGAGTACTGTAAGGAGAATAAGGCGAGCTTGTAACAAAAGAAGGAAGATCTTGACTCACGCTAACACCTGCCTTATTGGAGGGCCTTGGAGGAGTACTCATAGGGTTTCTTGATCTTGAGGTCATGTTGCCATGGCCGAATGCTCTCTCCCCTGCCCTTCTCGGCCCCTTCTCAGCCCACCTGAGCTCCGCCTGCTTTACATCACAAGGATACCCCGAACAACACCCTACCATTCCTGCTCTACTAATGTATCTGTATAAAAAATCAGACAAATTGTTAGAGTTTGATATTTGGTTGCCAcagtaattaaattatttagagCTGTCCATCattaatgatgaaaatatggcCCATAAATCAAGTCAATATAGCATCATGACTACGCTTTAAGCAAGACGATCAAATAAGTTAAGGTTAATGGTAAAAGATTAGAATTTAATCCAAGTTTATGGATTGGAGAAATTTCAGAGTCCCTTTCAATGCAAGGTCATCTACAGATTTAATCAcagataaatttaatttaaattaagttttgcaCATCCAGTGCTTGTTAATTAATCAACCatgcatgaaaatatataagataaattaatttgaaggaaatATGCATGCTTAGAGATGTTACCTTTGACTGAACCTTCTCCCTAAACAGTCGATGCACTTTCTTCCTTCTGTCATCTCTCCCATTCCTATGCTTACACAATTTCGGCAATGGACTCTTCCACAAACCTGTAGACAAAATCATCATTTCTTAGCCATTAATACAAGAATATAAATCTACAATACAAGTAATGTTAAATCACCTCAAACATAACTTAAAAACCAATATCGAAATTAAGCATCTCTCTTTATCGAATCTggggcttaatttttttaaaaaaaaaagaaagaaagaaagaaagaaagaggattgGTTAGTATACTCACCAAGCAACGATGCCGAAAAATATAGATGTAAGTAGAGCAAACGGTGCAGATATTGGAGTGAGGGATTCCAGGGCGACGAGGTCTTCCACTTCTTTCTTGGTACATAGAATTCATGCTCATAACACTCACATCATCAAATTCCCTGCTTCTCTCCGGTGCAAACCTTGATTTTGAAGGACCTTTTCTACCTATATTTGCATGAACATGATTGCTTTGATCATGGTGATCTGATCCAATACTGCCACACGGACTATGAGATTCATCATGCTGCAGGTTATGTTTATGAGATTGACCAAGTGGGTGCCCTTCAGCAAGATGACGAggttgttgatgatttttggaAGCCTGTAAACCTCTGTTGAAATCAAGGCTAGGCAACTTGGTTAGAGGAGAAACTTGTTTAGGGGTTTTGGCTTCTTGAATTGGTTCTTTAGTGGTGGTACTGGTGTTCATCTTCTCTGGTGGACTTTTTTGGCTTTGTTTTACATGTATTGCTAGGTCTTGAAAAGTGAGATTGACTGAATCATCTGGGATTCCTGAATACAATTCTTCAAGCTCCATTCTTGCCTTTGCCAACGTTTTCAAGTCCCCCATTTTTTAgcttatcaagttttttttttcctcggaGAGAAAGTGTGAGAGTTGTGGAAATTGGTTGAAATAGAGGTGGAAATGAGTTCATTAAGTTTCATAGGAAATGTCGATGATTTTATACATAAATGGCTAACATCTAGCTAGGCCGGACATTAATTAAGCTGCTCGGAAAATCAACTTGGAATTTAGCCCAGGCCaagcttttttataaaaaaaaacaggtagAAGTTAACTTGATCACGCTACAACCATCcatttgattaaatcaaaacctgatttgtagataaaaatatatatatatatatatatatatatatatattttaaatatcattttaatattttaaaaaatttcaaacgaTATCTTTTCAGGTTAATTTATATCAACCCGTGATGTGCGACTCTCTACGTGGATTGAATCACCCCTAGCATGAAAAGAGACAAATACGAGGCCGGACTAATTATTAATTAGCACACTAATGACACGATTTTGGTGGTGGGGGTCAAATATATTTTGTCTCACTTGGGTTGGTACAAGAATGCTAGCCAacttaataaagaaataataattaagatagCTGATCTCCATTAATGTTAGCTAGATTAACGCGTAATTATCACAATGGATGCCTAATTgtagctcttcttcttcttccactacTAAGAAAGACTTGATCCAGCTACTGATATCATTTGAACAGTCCCATGCAACAAAAGACGTACAGTTGCCGACTCAAAAAGGACTTGATCCAGCTACTAGATCATTTGATCCATCCTTGACAGATGGATTATGATTTCTAAGTTCTAATTAagcagctctctctctctctctctctatatatatatatatatatatatatatatatatatatatatatatatccaaaacCTTTTCTGGAAAATGTTGTTGGAGAGGTTTTCGAGACGCAGTACTGAACCAACAAAACAGTAGAGCATGCTCTATGCATATTGAACACGAAAAGATCAAGGGCAATAAATGGATTGGGTTGGACCTTCGGGAGGACCAGGCAcaaacgtttttttttattattattatataattaaatcaaacaatCTTATTGGATCTGGTACGTAAGAGTAAGAACTCGAGTTAcgagattatatttttaaaacatgtttacaatgcatgaatatcggttttttaaataaaaaaatcaacgtaACAAAGCACGGGCGACCTGTATAATTATAAGTAAATCAAAGTATTAATGGAGATGATTGTTGACATTTTGAGATTGTAAGTAGTGTCCAAGGGTTTACACGGGTTTCGCAGGATTTTATTTACACCTAGCCAATTGAACCCTAGCTagctatttaatttaaattaaccaaAGGTTGATTAGTCCAAGGCTTAAATTCATAAGTGGTCCCTccactttaaattaatttgatcacAAAGAACCccatttgttaatttattatgcCCAGCTGCGACGAAAGAGTACTGCTGCGgctacttaattttttaaaatattattttattaagaaatacattaaaataatatattttttttttttaaaaaaattatttttgacattaacaaattaaaataaaaacataaaaaaaataatttgaaaaaatcaaaatttaacctATCCCTATTCTATTTGTAACGCAATACCAAACAAGGACAAAGAACATAAACTTCTAGTTAAtaaacaaaccctaaacccaaccTAATTGCTTCTTGTTAGAAGGGAATTTAAGATCatcttgtttaattattttgtatcaCAGAGTATTGATGTggctatttaatttataatccaGGTGGATAAAGGGAACAAAATATTCAATGTTAGTAGGAAATAGTGGGGTTAAGTTGAGCCAAATTGAAGTATAGGGTTTGAGATGAATTGATCAAATataacaagtacaaaaaaaCCAGGCATATGAACCTCCCATTACGATCGCAGTGGCAGGCAGGACTTCGTATGGAGCAAACACAGATTCTAACAGAGTAATATAAAGGGCAAGATGTTGTGTGAATGGAAAATTAAACATACAGCAAAATTGCATTTTCTATGACTGTAGAGATATGTATAGCACCACCCCTTTGGAGgggacattaaaaaaaaaacaaaaaataaattacactaATCGAGTGAAGAACATCGAACTCCTCGTGAACTACCATATCAAGCCGATATAAATCGACTAGACAGCACCGTCAATCGCGTCTGCTCTCATGATTCCATCCTATTGATGCAAGAAATGCTTCATCGGACAGGCGCCTCAGACTCTCTCCACCATGTTGAGCTTGACCTCCCTGTTGGTCCCACACCAAGCTTGAAAGACCGTTTTGCTTGATATAATTATCCAACGGTGAGTTGGCCATGTCAACAAGGTTCATCGTGCTCAATCCTGGCATGTCCAGCGGCATGTCCTCCCTGTTAGGATGACAGTTTAGGTCTATTTGCCCAGCACTAGTTTCTGGCTTCTCAGTTTGTGTTTTGCTTTGACCGACTTCAGTCTCCGGATTGTTTGTAGGCAACACTTCATGACTCATTGTGCCATTCACTTCTGATTCCTTACGATCCATGTTGTCCTTCTGAGAAGTTTCTGCTTCACGTTCTGATTGGCGCTTCTTCTTGCGCAGCATGAGGGTTTTAAAACGGCGCTTTACAGTCATGCAGACATTACATGTGCATGTGGGCTTGTGCTTGCCTTTCCCGCTTGGTGGTTGAATGCAAACGATGCAAGTGCAACCAGGGCGGTGACGGGGATGCTTTGTGGTGGCTCCAACTGATGGCTCACCTGAATCATCTAGATTGTCTCCTAAAACTGCAGCACTAGCCAGAGCATCTAAGCCAGAAGGCTCGCAGTTTTGGAACCGCTTTTGGCTTTCTAAAATCCTTCGCTTCTTGAAATCTGCTTTTACAAAGATTTACAGGTGGGTTTTCAGATCAAGGAGATGTTTTGAGattcatcaataataaaaatcttgcaCTTCAAAGGAAAATCTCAATAATATAATATCACCATGATTATTCAACCCTATCTTTTACTTGATAGTAACTGAATCAGTGATGTATGTATCAGGTTATTAAGCTtacattttaaatgaaaatcttCACTAAAAAACTATCAACAACAATTCAAATCCTGTGTTTTcctgcatgtgtgtgtgtgtgtgtgtgtgtgtgttatcaACCGACCTgcattaatatgaaatttaagttgTCTAGTCATGGTGATTTCACCCACTTGTATTAGAAACCAAATCTAATGACACCGATAAAAACTCTCCAATGTATAAAAGCTTATGCAGAAAGCAGAAAGGGTCTCTCATACCTTTGCTCACTCTCAGAAGATTATCCAAATCCTTTGGAGTCATCTCTTCGGGTACAGAACATGTACACCTAGTAAAGTTGaccataaaaatttgaattgtgAAACCAAATATCAATCATGaatgatttttaatgaaataccCTAAATAACgaaaaacaatatttcataAGCAAAAAATGAGCAACCTGCTTGAATCCCAAGCATTCTCTGAACACGTCCATTTCGGGGGGAGAAGAGCATCCACAGGAAGCTTTCGCCATTTGGAACAATCATCACATTGAGCCCACTGTTCTTGTCTCCTGAAAGATTCAGTTATTGAGCATTAAAATAACTGACATGGAGCACTTCACTACACAAGCCCATTCATGCAGATTAAGAGTTTCTACCAAGATCCTACATTACCCCAAGCATGCAGCATAACCATAGATGATTTCAATGCACTAGTGGTTGTGATGGTGATGGGAGAGAAAGAGGGTATATTACTTGCCGAAAACAGATGAACATGGGAATAGAGCTACTTGATCTCTCTTGCTTCCCTTAATTAAAGGTAGTAAGAAGGAGGGAAGCAAGCAGAAAAATCTGTGCCATCATCCATATCAAGGGCCATGATCACAGCATGCCCTTTCTATTAAAAACTACCAGAGCCTTATTCAAAATTTGTGTTCAATGTACTGTAAGGAAACGGTGACAACATATAAATAATACATTGGACAAATGCTGAAAGAACTCCAAAATATCCTTGACCAACCCATTATGGTAGTTTCTTTTCTTAACACAAAATGTAACACCATGCATATACAAGAATCCTTACCCAGGTGAACGAGAAGTAAATATGGTCCTCTTCCCAAAAACTGGAGGCTCctaaatgaaataaagaaattttatcAAACAGTTTATCTAGAAAAAATGGTCAAATTTAGAGCTTCAATGCACTGAATCCTTTAAAGCATAACTGCACATATAACTTGCAATGCATAGGCAAgcaaaaacatcaaataagAGAAACCTACATCATATTCTTCAAATTCATGGTCCTCGATAGTGACAATAGTTGGTTTCACACTTGGGGGTGGACGAAGCAAGTCCTGCGCTTCCTCCCATGTTAGTCTTAGCTCCATAGCATCCTCACTATGCATGAGTAACCTCTTACTTTTAGGTCCAATATTTCGGGTCCTTTTCTTCTCCGTTGGTGCTGTTGTTTGCTGCAGTAGATCCCCATTTATCCCACCCTCATGGTTCTCACTATTGTTCCAGCCAATATATCCATCAGCTAATTTCAAATGTTCAGACAGAGAATTTAGGTCAGGATCCCTGCTGCCTTTAAGGATCTAAAAAGGACAGATTAACCACTTACTGCAAGGAGAGTCTCAACAGTACCAGATAAAGAAGTTTCCCCTGAAGCAGTGCCATCAGGAAGACCAGATGCCTGGGCGTCCTGTTCATTCAACAAGCATGTACAAAGTACATGTAAATCCGCCCACGCATTAAAAAAGAGATATGGTATCTGAAAGTAAGAGGATTCAGAATGAAGTGAAAATGCCAATAAGGCTCAACCTGTATATCTTCATTGTTGTTTGTTGATTTACGAAATCCCATGACAAGTTTGCCTCCAGGATCTATACGGCTAAATGTTACtggaacaggaaaaaaaatagcattcatAAGATAAcattagagagaaagagaaacacTTGAAATGAAAGTGATAATTACCTCCAAGTTCCAATAGGTTAAAGGATGCAAAAATATGACAAGCTTAATAGAACATACAATAATCAAACGAGGCAACATCAATGCGCTTTAGTTCTGTTTGAAAGAACTCAAATTTCATACATATagataagatttaaaaaggtaaTGCAGCTGAGAACCTCTCCTTTCATGCCAAAACTGGTTATATTGTGTTCCATTAATTTAAACAACTGTACTGCCATCTTAGTCCATATTGGTTTCTACATAAACCAAACCATTGTTAAACGGCTTATATTTGAATGAAGCAATATATATCCTAATAGCTATGTATTAACATCTTCCTTTAATCaagaatagaaataaaaaatcaagcacacAACCACCCCCGGCTAGGAATAGCATGAATTTTACAATAAAGCATCACAGAATATGATTCAATGTGCAAAAAATGTTGTGAGAACTCAGACATTAATATCTACTTTAAGCAAGAATGTAACCGAGCATACTTGTATCTCCCGCTTTTAATTGCATGGATTGTATGCAAGGGGTTACACCCTCCAACACATACATCCTACTGTTGTTGTTGGGCCAAAATCTGAACTGAAACG
This genomic stretch from Populus alba chromosome 19, ASM523922v2, whole genome shotgun sequence harbors:
- the LOC118044214 gene encoding RING-H2 finger protein ATL74 — translated: MQTSVVYRLHRLLLGMDSGMPPDSHGCRNTSTDFILNSDENSNMVIVLVALLCAFLCALGIKSIARCAIRCGHRIGFETPQQAASRLAPATNTGLMKSALGQIPVVTYESGLNIQATDCTICLGEFSEGEEVRVLPKCSHGFHVKCIDKWLLLHSSCPLCRQTLALDRSANNCDVEEPNVRIPVPEN
- the LOC118044215 gene encoding uncharacterized protein, whose protein sequence is MGDLKTLAKARMELEELYSGIPDDSVNLTFQDLAIHVKQSQKSPPEKMNTSTTTKEPIQEAKTPKQVSPLTKLPSLDFNRGLQASKNHQQPRHLAEGHPLGQSHKHNLQHDESHSPCGSIGSDHHDQSNHVHANIGRKGPSKSRFAPERSREFDDVSVMSMNSMYQERSGRPRRPGIPHSNICTVCSTYIYIFRHRCLVCGRVHCRNCVSIGMGEMTEGRKCIDCLGRRFSQRYISRAGMVGCCSGYPCDVKQAELRWAEKGPRRAGERAFGHGNMTSRSRNPMSTPPRPSNKAGVSVSQDLPSFVTSSPYSPYSTPKHHQLPL
- the LOC118044216 gene encoding B3 domain-containing transcription repressor VAL1; this translates as MGTKICMNASCQTTTTHEWKRGWPLRSGGHALLCFNCGSAYEDSLFCDTFHSEEPGWRKCNICTKRLHCGCIASKFLLELLDYGGVGCSSCARSSRLHSMQSDEIPNGYGSLTRNNAGDLESIPVESTVAANDYDEGGLAQLCRLIEASEPSLLHPSERANANGCLGQFRQEEIRHAIGDIGTGFSNMTLPSVGSSKFTKPDNMSSLLDMRDMHCSLSEPSLSMALGAPSGTTNFSPFPGGAVEGREQGKTPSSFQQGQRSRPILPKPSKPGLLSSSENNKGAASELRIARPPAEGRGKNQLLPRYWPRITDQELQQLSGDLNSNIVPLFEKILSASDAGRIGRLVLPKACAEAYFPPISQSEGIPLKIQDIKGREWTFQFRFWPNNNSRMYVLEGVTPCIQSMQLKAGDTITFSRIDPGGKLVMGFRKSTNNNEDIQDAQASGLPDGTASGETSLSADGYIGWNNSENHEGGINGDLLQQTTAPTEKKRTRNIGPKSKRLLMHSEDAMELRLTWEEAQDLLRPPPSVKPTIVTIEDHEFEEYDEPPVFGKRTIFTSRSPGRQEQWAQCDDCSKWRKLPVDALLPPKWTCSENAWDSSRCTCSVPEEMTPKDLDNLLRVSKDFKKRRILESQKRFQNCEPSGLDALASAAVLGDNLDDSGEPSVGATTKHPRHRPGCTCIVCIQPPSGKGKHKPTCTCNVCMTVKRRFKTLMLRKKKRQSEREAETSQKDNMDRKESEVNGTMSHEVLPTNNPETEVGQSKTQTEKPETSAGQIDLNCHPNREDMPLDMPGLSTMNLVDMANSPLDNYIKQNGLSSLVWDQQGGQAQHGGESLRRLSDEAFLASIGWNHESRRD